The proteins below come from a single Paraconexibacter algicola genomic window:
- a CDS encoding peptidoglycan D,D-transpeptidase FtsI family protein translates to MTIVDRRISLLFAAFLLLLTLAFVRAFWLGAVRGDSLARAANTQQVVTAEVPAQRGLIVDREGVDLAVSEPADDVSATPYLVKDPVRAAARLAPILGIPSAELTEKLSRRDTGFVYLARRVAADKADRVERLKIEGIDLTPGTRRVYPRDWLATQVLGTVGTEGHGLAGIEYLRDEQLHGTDGRRRTVRDAKGEPIETTDLRTAKPGENLELTLDAALQSKVESVLGDVGERYRPKSATAIVMDPKTSEVLAMANWPRVNANDPGAAPPEALQNRAVGLTYEPGSTFKAFTVAGALEDGKVTPDTQFNLPPQIVVADRTIGESHPRGPITLSTAGILAQSSNVGSILIGQRLGKVEFDRWVRRFGFGTPTGVDLPGEERGIVPRVNQYSGSSMGNLPIGQGLSVTPLQMTSAYAAIANGGVLRSPQIIRAVNGRRVPRAKGTRIISRTTSAQIRSMLEGVFAPGGTAAEVAIPGYKLAGKTGTANKVDTKTGEYSKANYIASFTGFAPAARPELLVSVIVDEPKGEIYGGKIAAPAFGKITEFALTHLRVPPS, encoded by the coding sequence GTGACGATCGTCGACCGCCGCATCTCGCTGCTGTTCGCGGCGTTCCTGCTGCTCCTGACGCTCGCGTTCGTCCGCGCGTTCTGGCTCGGCGCCGTGCGCGGCGACAGCCTCGCGCGCGCGGCGAACACGCAGCAGGTCGTCACCGCCGAGGTGCCCGCCCAGCGCGGGCTCATCGTCGACCGCGAGGGCGTCGACCTCGCGGTCAGCGAGCCGGCCGACGACGTCAGCGCCACCCCGTACCTCGTCAAGGACCCGGTCCGGGCGGCCGCGCGCCTGGCCCCGATCCTCGGCATCCCGTCCGCCGAGCTCACCGAGAAGCTCTCGCGCCGTGACACCGGCTTCGTCTACCTCGCGCGCCGCGTCGCGGCCGACAAGGCCGACCGCGTCGAGCGCCTGAAGATCGAGGGGATCGACCTCACGCCCGGCACCCGCCGCGTCTACCCGCGCGACTGGCTCGCCACCCAGGTGCTCGGCACCGTCGGCACCGAAGGGCACGGGCTGGCGGGCATCGAGTACCTCCGCGACGAGCAGCTGCACGGCACCGACGGGCGTCGCCGCACCGTCCGCGACGCCAAGGGCGAGCCGATCGAGACGACCGACCTGCGGACCGCCAAGCCCGGCGAGAACCTCGAGCTGACGCTCGATGCCGCCCTCCAGAGCAAGGTCGAGAGCGTCCTCGGGGACGTCGGCGAGCGCTACCGGCCCAAGAGCGCCACCGCGATCGTCATGGACCCGAAGACCAGCGAGGTCCTCGCGATGGCCAACTGGCCGCGGGTCAACGCCAACGACCCGGGCGCCGCCCCGCCCGAGGCGCTGCAGAACCGCGCGGTCGGCCTGACCTACGAGCCCGGCTCGACGTTCAAGGCGTTCACCGTCGCCGGGGCGCTCGAGGACGGCAAGGTCACCCCCGACACCCAGTTCAACCTGCCGCCGCAGATCGTCGTCGCGGACCGCACGATCGGCGAGTCGCACCCGCGCGGCCCGATCACCCTGAGCACGGCGGGGATCCTCGCGCAGTCCTCGAACGTCGGGTCGATCCTCATCGGCCAGCGGCTCGGGAAGGTCGAGTTCGACCGCTGGGTGCGCAGGTTCGGGTTCGGGACGCCGACCGGCGTCGACCTGCCGGGCGAGGAGCGCGGCATCGTGCCGCGCGTGAACCAGTACTCGGGCTCCTCGATGGGCAACCTGCCGATCGGCCAGGGCCTCTCGGTCACGCCGCTGCAGATGACCTCCGCCTACGCGGCGATCGCCAATGGCGGCGTCCTGCGGTCCCCGCAGATCATCCGCGCGGTCAACGGCCGCCGCGTCCCGCGCGCGAAGGGCACCCGGATCATCAGCCGCACGACCAGCGCGCAGATCCGCAGCATGCTCGAGGGCGTCTTCGCCCCGGGCGGCACCGCCGCGGAGGTCGCGATCCCCGGCTACAAGCTCGCGGGCAAGACCGGCACCGCGAACAAGGTCGACACGAAGACCGGCGAGTACTCCAAGGCGAACTACATCGCCTCGTTCACGGGCTTCGCGCCCGCGGCCAGGCCGGAGCTGCTCGTGTCGGTGATCGTGGACGAGCCCAAGGGCGAGATCTACGGCGGCAAGATCGCCGCCCCGGCCTTCGGGAAGATCACCGAGTTCGCGCTGACCCACCTGCGCGTCCCGCCCAGCTGA
- the rsmH gene encoding 16S rRNA (cytosine(1402)-N(4))-methyltransferase RsmH: MSRLLDIVAREHVPVLAGELIDLLAPAPGETAVDCTFGAGGHARLVAERLGPDGELIAIDRDPEAEGRFAALAAELPCRTRFLRAGFAEGLEELREEGVRADLVYLDLGMSSMQIDTRERGFSYSYDAPLDMRMDTTQELTAAELVATWDERALGRLFKEYGDERFSRPIARAIVRARESGPLETTTALVDVITAAVPAPARFAAGHPAKRVFQAIRIAVNDEFGQVDRALPVAWDVLRVDGRFAGISFHSGEDRRVKRFLADLAQGCICPPDFPVCACGRTPQAELLGRGIVPTPGEIADNPRAASARMRAARKLQEGPVA; encoded by the coding sequence GTGAGCCGGCTGCTCGACATCGTGGCCCGCGAACACGTCCCCGTCCTCGCCGGCGAGCTCATCGACCTCCTGGCCCCCGCGCCGGGGGAGACCGCCGTGGACTGCACCTTCGGGGCGGGCGGGCACGCCCGGCTCGTCGCCGAGCGTCTCGGGCCGGACGGCGAGCTCATCGCCATCGACCGCGACCCCGAGGCCGAGGGCCGCTTCGCCGCGCTCGCCGCCGAGCTGCCCTGCCGCACCCGCTTCCTGCGCGCGGGCTTCGCCGAAGGGCTCGAGGAGCTCCGCGAGGAGGGCGTCCGCGCCGACCTCGTCTACCTCGACCTCGGCATGAGCTCGATGCAGATCGACACGCGCGAGCGCGGGTTCTCCTACAGCTACGACGCGCCGCTGGACATGCGCATGGACACCACCCAGGAGCTCACCGCGGCCGAGCTCGTCGCGACCTGGGACGAGCGGGCGCTCGGCCGGCTGTTCAAGGAGTACGGGGACGAGCGGTTCTCCCGCCCGATCGCCCGCGCGATCGTCCGGGCCCGCGAGAGCGGCCCGCTCGAGACGACGACCGCGCTCGTCGACGTGATCACCGCCGCGGTGCCCGCGCCGGCGCGGTTCGCCGCCGGCCACCCGGCCAAGCGCGTCTTCCAGGCGATCCGCATCGCCGTCAACGACGAGTTCGGCCAGGTCGACCGCGCGCTGCCGGTCGCCTGGGACGTCCTGCGCGTGGACGGCCGCTTTGCAGGTATCTCGTTCCACTCGGGCGAAGACCGCCGCGTGAAGCGGTTCCTCGCGGACCTCGCCCAGGGGTGCATCTGCCCGCCCGACTTCCCGGTGTGCGCCTGCGGGCGCACCCCGCAGGCCGAGCTGCTGGGACGCGGCATCGTGCCGACCCCCGGCGAGATCGCCGACAACCCGCGTGCCGCCTCAGCACGGATGCGCGCCGCCCGCAAGCTCCAGGAAGGACCCGTCGCATGA
- a CDS encoding division/cell wall cluster transcriptional repressor MraZ has protein sequence MLLRGSFDYTLDAKNRLTVPAKVRHHFAEGAVLARGLTRNVSLWIPAEFDAYSTDMLSGFDPLDEDYATLDSHLVGGSHDVELDSAGRIAMPSRLAQYAGITKDVVLVGSKTHIQIWDRSTWDARSERLPDAVQDISRRRKGASRLPTLGQA, from the coding sequence GTGCTCCTCCGCGGATCCTTCGACTACACCCTCGACGCGAAGAACCGGCTCACCGTGCCGGCCAAGGTCCGCCACCACTTCGCCGAGGGCGCCGTCCTGGCCCGGGGCCTCACCCGCAACGTCTCGCTCTGGATCCCGGCCGAGTTCGACGCGTACTCGACCGACATGCTCAGCGGCTTCGACCCGCTCGACGAGGACTACGCCACGCTGGACTCGCACCTCGTCGGCGGCTCCCACGACGTCGAGCTCGACAGCGCCGGCCGCATCGCGATGCCCTCGCGCCTCGCGCAGTACGCGGGCATCACCAAGGACGTCGTCCTCGTCGGCAGCAAGACCCACATCCAGATCTGGGACCGCAGCACCTGGGACGCGCGCAGCGAGCGGCTCCCCGACGCCGTCCAGGACATCTCGCGCCGCCGCAAGGGCGCGTCCCGCCTCCCGACCCTCGGCCAGGCGTGA
- a CDS encoding DUF3352 domain-containing protein, with translation MPAPTLPDLRRLALGGAAVAALALAGCGDSESGDAGTDPAAVIPASAPLYFELTVRPDGDLRSDVEAVAKKVLRTQDPAAEITKAIDQVVKDQDGASFDKSIDPWLGDKAAVAITSLRDPEKPDFAVAIASKDNDKAFEALKGDGKDTVEAEYDGEKYLRETGDDDLVAGPAGDTFVIGTEAGYKSAVDAAKADSQLDDAAAFKKARENTSQDDALGFVYIDVLKGVQALTASEPLIASQIEPLQQALGGATSVTAAIAVDDGAIRIETAQQGLPAQQAAGDPAAALADLPGGTVLGVGLGEIGAIARQAIQQIGAIGPVAGQDPQTLLRGLESSLGLSIEDDLLSWMGQGALFVQGRSLADVGGGLVVTSKDPAKTKAALTKIVPLIERFSGQQVVQRAPAGADAGFRVPLGDGAPFELLVGLKDDRFVVGVNPTLVQKTLEGGSGDRLGDQAAFKAAAAKVGDGIKPAFYLDFPTVVSFLALGAGSDPSFQQAKPYLDAFGAIVAGAKREGDTYRSRFVLTVK, from the coding sequence GTGCCCGCCCCGACCCTTCCCGACCTCCGACGCCTCGCCCTCGGTGGCGCCGCCGTCGCCGCACTCGCCCTCGCCGGCTGCGGCGACAGCGAGAGCGGCGACGCGGGCACCGACCCGGCCGCGGTGATCCCCGCCAGCGCCCCGCTGTACTTCGAGCTGACGGTCCGCCCGGACGGCGACCTGCGCAGCGACGTCGAGGCGGTCGCCAAGAAGGTGCTGCGCACGCAGGACCCGGCGGCCGAGATCACCAAGGCCATCGACCAGGTGGTCAAGGACCAGGACGGGGCGAGCTTCGACAAGAGCATCGACCCCTGGCTCGGGGACAAGGCCGCCGTCGCGATCACCTCCCTGCGCGATCCGGAGAAGCCCGACTTCGCCGTCGCGATCGCCTCGAAGGACAACGACAAGGCGTTCGAGGCGCTCAAGGGCGACGGCAAGGACACCGTCGAGGCCGAGTACGACGGCGAGAAGTACCTGCGCGAGACCGGCGACGACGACCTCGTCGCCGGCCCGGCCGGGGACACGTTCGTGATCGGGACCGAGGCGGGCTACAAGTCCGCGGTCGACGCCGCCAAGGCGGACTCGCAGCTCGACGACGCGGCCGCCTTCAAGAAGGCGCGCGAGAACACCAGCCAGGACGACGCGCTCGGCTTCGTCTACATCGACGTGCTGAAGGGCGTCCAGGCGCTGACGGCCAGCGAGCCGCTCATCGCCTCCCAGATCGAGCCGCTGCAGCAGGCGCTCGGCGGCGCGACCTCGGTGACCGCCGCGATCGCGGTCGACGACGGCGCGATCCGCATCGAGACCGCCCAGCAGGGCCTTCCCGCGCAGCAGGCGGCCGGTGACCCGGCGGCCGCGCTGGCCGACCTGCCCGGCGGCACCGTGCTGGGTGTCGGCCTCGGGGAGATCGGCGCGATCGCGCGTCAGGCGATCCAGCAGATCGGGGCGATCGGCCCGGTCGCCGGCCAGGACCCGCAGACGCTCCTGCGCGGCCTCGAGTCCTCGCTCGGCCTCTCGATCGAGGACGACCTGCTCTCCTGGATGGGCCAGGGCGCCCTGTTCGTGCAGGGCCGCTCGCTCGCGGACGTCGGCGGCGGGCTCGTGGTGACCTCGAAGGACCCGGCCAAGACGAAGGCAGCGCTGACGAAGATCGTGCCGCTGATCGAGCGGTTCAGCGGCCAGCAGGTCGTGCAGCGCGCGCCCGCCGGCGCCGACGCCGGGTTCCGCGTCCCGCTCGGGGACGGCGCCCCGTTCGAGCTGCTCGTCGGGCTGAAGGACGACCGCTTCGTCGTCGGCGTCAACCCGACGCTCGTGCAGAAGACGCTCGAGGGTGGCTCCGGCGACCGGCTCGGCGACCAGGCCGCGTTCAAGGCCGCCGCCGCGAAGGTCGGGGACGGGATCAAGCCCGCGTTCTACCTCGACTTCCCGACCGTCGTGTCGTTCCTCGCGCTCGGCGCGGGCAGCGACCCGAGCTTCCAGCAGGCCAAGCCCTACCTCGACGCGTTCGGCGCGATCGTCGCGGGCGCCAAGCGCGAGGGCGACACCTACCGCTCGCGCTTCGTGCTCACCGTGAAGTAG
- a CDS encoding type II secretion system F family protein translates to MSVAALIAGLAAASAVAALGAAAQAHAARPPRAEPAADRGAPAPGPALAALLRLGRRTGAPRPSRGLAGRLAAAGLDARLTPADLMAIKGATVLLVAAVGLTLLPALGGTAALPLLLVAAGGGFLVPDRWLVLRARRRAAVMAVEVADVLDLLRVGVAAGRGPVRALAEVGRRHPGLLAAELRRTAREIGAGTRREEALEALRARCPLPAVAALVAALRRAERHGVPLAPALAAIAADARADRVRLLADHAARAAPKIQLVIALLLVPGVLLLVAAAMVSTL, encoded by the coding sequence GTGAGCGTCGCGGCGCTCATCGCCGGACTGGCGGCCGCGAGCGCGGTCGCGGCGCTCGGGGCGGCGGCGCAGGCCCACGCGGCGCGGCCGCCGCGCGCCGAGCCGGCCGCCGACCGCGGCGCGCCGGCCCCGGGCCCGGCGCTCGCCGCGCTGCTGCGGCTCGGCCGCCGGACCGGCGCACCGCGGCCGAGCCGCGGCCTGGCGGGGCGCCTGGCCGCCGCGGGGCTCGACGCGCGGCTCACCCCGGCGGACCTGATGGCGATCAAGGGCGCGACCGTGCTGCTCGTCGCCGCCGTCGGCCTGACGCTGCTCCCGGCGCTCGGCGGGACCGCCGCGCTGCCGCTGCTGCTGGTCGCCGCGGGCGGGGGCTTCCTCGTCCCCGACCGCTGGCTGGTCCTGCGCGCGCGCCGGCGGGCGGCGGTCATGGCGGTCGAGGTCGCCGACGTGCTCGACCTGCTGCGGGTCGGGGTGGCGGCCGGGCGCGGGCCCGTCCGCGCACTGGCGGAGGTCGGCCGCCGACACCCGGGTCTGCTGGCCGCCGAGCTGCGGCGCACCGCGCGGGAGATCGGGGCGGGTACGCGCCGGGAGGAGGCGCTCGAGGCGCTGCGGGCGCGGTGCCCACTCCCGGCGGTCGCGGCGCTCGTCGCCGCGCTGCGCCGGGCGGAGCGTCACGGGGTACCGCTCGCCCCGGCGCTGGCGGCGATCGCCGCCGACGCGCGCGCCGACCGCGTCCGGCTGCTCGCCGACCACGCCGCCCGCGCCGCGCCGAAGATCCAGCTCGTGATCGCGCTGCTGCTCGTCCCCGGGGTCCTGCTGCTGGTCGCCGCGGCGATGGTCAGCACGCTCTGA
- a CDS encoding type II secretion system F family protein, with translation MSLTVLCAAGAGALAVLALAELVGVVQAGGLGRLAARLTDPWRSAGRDGHVTDAERRRLGIVCGATIAAAAWLVLGIGPALVCAVAGPWTAGRLLRARRERWRIQAGEGVPLLARALADALAGGRSLRGAVLAAAQDGAVRGATGVEVRALARELELGRPTPVALEDWGARLRSPGTDVLVAAVLLQRESGGDLAGLLRDLAGDLEEGRRATADARTATAQARLTARLVAGLPVGAGVLAELAAPGTITGMLAEPLSRLLAAGGVVLLVAALVVVGQLARVPR, from the coding sequence GTGAGCCTGACCGTCCTGTGCGCGGCGGGCGCGGGAGCACTGGCCGTGCTGGCGCTCGCCGAGCTCGTGGGGGTCGTGCAGGCGGGCGGCCTCGGGCGGCTGGCGGCCCGGCTGACGGACCCGTGGCGCTCGGCGGGGCGGGACGGGCACGTCACCGACGCGGAGCGCCGCCGGCTCGGGATCGTGTGCGGCGCGACGATCGCGGCCGCCGCCTGGCTCGTGCTGGGCATCGGCCCGGCGCTCGTCTGCGCGGTCGCCGGCCCGTGGACCGCCGGGCGCCTGCTGCGCGCCCGGCGCGAGCGCTGGCGGATCCAGGCGGGGGAGGGCGTGCCGCTGCTGGCCCGCGCGCTCGCCGACGCGCTCGCGGGTGGCCGCTCGCTGCGCGGCGCGGTGCTCGCCGCCGCGCAGGACGGTGCGGTGCGCGGTGCCACCGGTGTGGAGGTCCGGGCGCTGGCCCGCGAGCTCGAGCTCGGCCGCCCGACCCCGGTCGCCCTGGAGGACTGGGGGGCCCGCCTGCGGTCCCCCGGCACGGACGTGCTCGTCGCCGCCGTGCTGCTGCAGCGCGAGTCCGGCGGAGATCTCGCCGGGCTCCTGCGCGACCTCGCGGGCGACCTGGAGGAGGGGCGCCGCGCGACCGCCGACGCCCGGACGGCGACCGCGCAGGCACGGCTGACCGCACGCCTCGTCGCCGGGCTGCCCGTGGGTGCCGGGGTGCTCGCCGAGCTCGCGGCGCCCGGCACGATCACCGGGATGCTCGCCGAGCCGCTCTCGCGGCTGCTCGCCGCGGGTGGGGTGGTGCTGCTGGTCGCAGCGCTCGTGGTCGTGGGGCAGCTCGCCCGGGTGCCGCGGTGA
- a CDS encoding CpaF family protein, whose translation MDPVEDLAVELRDRLLREVAIDDGGDDLTDRIRRLVEREAAVLPADTREALCARIAERSFGLGPLEPLLADPEVDEIMVGGTRPVWVERHGRLEPTTVRFAREDDLRHAIERILAPVGRRVDEAEPLCDARLPDGSRVNVVLPPLAVDGPQLTIRRFRSRPLLADELVARGSWPAGTRELLHAAVRQRLNVLVCGGTGSGKTTTLGALSAFVGPDERIVTIEDTAELRLQQPHVVRLEARPASVEGRGEVTIRRLVRNALRMRPDRIVVGEVRGPEALDMLAAMSSGHDGSLCTVHASSTHEALRRLEVLALMADVGLPHAAVREQVAAAIDLVVHQARRADGSRRVVQVAEVRRRDDGSAEPVELLRTDESGRPTWRHPEDPRLRAAVAAVAP comes from the coding sequence ATGGACCCCGTCGAGGACCTCGCCGTCGAGCTGCGCGACCGCCTGCTGCGGGAGGTGGCGATCGACGACGGCGGGGACGACCTGACCGACCGCATCCGGCGGCTGGTCGAGCGCGAGGCGGCGGTGCTGCCGGCGGACACGCGCGAGGCGCTGTGCGCGCGGATCGCGGAGCGGTCGTTCGGGCTCGGGCCGCTGGAGCCGCTGCTGGCCGACCCGGAGGTCGACGAGATCATGGTCGGCGGCACCCGCCCCGTGTGGGTGGAGCGCCACGGCCGGCTCGAGCCCACCACGGTGCGGTTCGCGCGCGAGGACGACCTGCGGCACGCGATCGAGCGGATCCTCGCCCCGGTCGGCCGGCGCGTGGACGAGGCCGAGCCGCTGTGCGACGCGCGGCTGCCCGACGGCTCGCGCGTGAACGTCGTGCTGCCGCCCCTGGCGGTCGACGGGCCGCAGCTGACGATCCGCCGCTTCCGCAGCCGTCCGCTGCTCGCCGACGAGCTCGTTGCGCGGGGCAGCTGGCCGGCCGGCACGCGGGAGCTGCTGCACGCCGCGGTGCGGCAGCGCCTGAACGTCCTGGTCTGCGGCGGCACCGGCTCGGGGAAGACGACGACGCTCGGGGCGCTCTCGGCGTTCGTCGGGCCCGACGAGCGGATCGTGACGATCGAGGACACGGCCGAGCTGCGGCTGCAGCAGCCGCACGTCGTGCGGCTCGAGGCGCGGCCCGCCAGCGTCGAGGGGCGCGGCGAGGTCACGATCCGCCGGCTCGTCCGCAACGCGCTGCGGATGCGGCCCGACCGGATCGTCGTGGGGGAGGTCCGCGGGCCCGAGGCGCTCGACATGCTCGCCGCCATGTCCAGCGGTCACGACGGTTCGCTGTGCACGGTGCACGCGTCCTCGACGCACGAGGCGCTGCGGCGCCTGGAGGTCCTGGCGCTGATGGCCGACGTCGGGCTGCCGCATGCGGCGGTGCGCGAGCAGGTCGCCGCCGCGATCGACCTCGTCGTCCACCAGGCCCGGCGCGCGGACGGCTCGCGCCGCGTGGTCCAGGTGGCCGAGGTCCGCCGCCGCGACGACGGCAGCGCCGAGCCCGTGGAGCTGCTGCGCACCGACGAGTCGGGCCGGCCGACCTGGCGGCACCCGGAGGACCCGCGCCTGCGGGCGGCGGTCGCGGCGGTGGCGCCGTGA
- a CDS encoding MFS transporter has product MRRLVLLVSAIVLVDTMFYAVVTPLLPTYADELDLGKTASGILAAAYPAGTLIGAIPAGIVAARLGAKPTVLLGLALLAVSTLTFGFAGDVVVLDGARFVQGLGGACSWAGGLAWLVEAAPPETRGAVIGTALGAAIGGSLLGPVVGALAEATSPEAVFSSVVVLAGGLALAAARTPGTGRPDAQPLRVLVDAVRTAPVLVAMWLVALPAFAFGMVGVLGALRMDGFGAGGAAVGAAFLVAAAVEGVVSPLVGRVSDRRGRLVPVRAGLAAATVVLALVTVPQTALLLGIAIVATSAALGTFWAPAMAMLSDAAESARLQQGLAFALVNLAWATGQVAGSGLGGGLAEATADGVPLGIAALCCAVTLAVLQVRPVRLGGESQAAAP; this is encoded by the coding sequence GTGCGCCGCCTCGTCCTCCTCGTCAGCGCCATCGTGCTCGTCGACACGATGTTCTACGCGGTGGTCACGCCGCTGCTGCCGACCTACGCCGACGAGCTCGACCTCGGCAAGACCGCCTCGGGGATCCTCGCGGCGGCCTACCCGGCCGGCACCCTGATCGGGGCGATCCCCGCCGGCATCGTCGCCGCGCGCCTGGGCGCGAAGCCCACCGTGCTGCTCGGCCTCGCGCTGCTCGCGGTCTCGACGCTGACGTTCGGGTTCGCCGGGGACGTCGTCGTGCTCGACGGCGCCCGTTTCGTGCAGGGCCTCGGCGGCGCCTGCTCCTGGGCGGGCGGCCTCGCCTGGCTCGTCGAGGCGGCGCCACCCGAGACGCGCGGCGCGGTGATCGGCACGGCGCTCGGCGCCGCGATCGGCGGCTCGCTGCTCGGCCCGGTCGTCGGGGCGCTCGCGGAGGCCACCTCGCCCGAGGCGGTCTTCAGCTCGGTCGTCGTGCTCGCGGGCGGTCTGGCGCTGGCGGCGGCCCGCACCCCCGGCACCGGACGGCCCGACGCCCAGCCGCTGCGCGTGCTCGTCGACGCGGTCCGCACCGCGCCGGTGCTCGTGGCGATGTGGCTCGTGGCGCTCCCCGCGTTCGCGTTCGGGATGGTCGGCGTGCTCGGCGCGCTGCGGATGGACGGCTTCGGGGCGGGCGGTGCGGCCGTCGGCGCCGCGTTCCTCGTCGCCGCCGCGGTCGAGGGGGTCGTCAGCCCGCTCGTCGGCCGCGTCAGCGACCGGCGCGGCCGGCTCGTGCCCGTCCGGGCCGGGCTCGCCGCGGCGACCGTCGTGCTCGCGCTGGTCACCGTGCCGCAGACGGCGCTGCTGCTCGGCATCGCGATCGTCGCGACGAGCGCCGCGCTCGGCACGTTCTGGGCGCCGGCGATGGCGATGCTCTCCGACGCCGCGGAGTCCGCGCGGCTGCAGCAGGGGCTCGCGTTCGCCCTCGTCAACCTCGCCTGGGCGACCGGGCAGGTGGCGGGCTCGGGCCTCGGCGGCGGACTCGCCGAGGCGACCGCGGACGGCGTGCCGCTGGGCATCGCGGCGCTGTGCTGCGCGGTGACGCTCGCGGTCCTGCAGGTCCGGCCGGTGCGCCTGGGGGGAGAGTCGCAGGCCGCCGCCCCCTAG
- the cpaB gene encoding Flp pilus assembly protein CpaB → MSPRRRAALLAGLAIVLGVLAASDVRRREGALERQLQPVVGVVVLRAPVAAGDPIPAASLAVRQVPERYAPRGAFARPRGLAGIRAAADLAAGTDLVPALLDDGRADAGPGAPVRPGERVADIVARGAPELVRPGMRVDVLVTRDGPQGGDGRTELALQDAEVLDAAAVDGDAREPGERVRVSLRVTVRQAMLLADAEQYAREVRVLSRAAGDRGRAG, encoded by the coding sequence GTGAGCCCGCGTCGGCGGGCCGCGCTCCTCGCCGGGCTCGCGATCGTGCTCGGGGTGCTGGCGGCGAGCGACGTGCGCCGCCGCGAGGGGGCGCTGGAGCGGCAGCTGCAGCCCGTGGTCGGGGTCGTGGTGCTGCGCGCACCGGTCGCGGCCGGGGACCCGATCCCGGCGGCGAGTCTCGCGGTCCGGCAGGTGCCGGAGCGCTACGCCCCGCGCGGGGCGTTCGCGCGCCCGCGCGGCCTCGCCGGCATACGGGCCGCCGCCGACCTCGCGGCCGGGACCGACCTCGTCCCCGCGCTGCTGGACGACGGTCGCGCCGACGCGGGACCGGGGGCGCCGGTGCGGCCGGGGGAGCGCGTGGCGGACATCGTCGCCCGCGGCGCGCCCGAGCTCGTGCGGCCCGGCATGCGGGTCGACGTCCTCGTCACCCGGGACGGCCCGCAGGGCGGCGACGGTCGGACCGAGCTGGCCCTGCAGGACGCCGAGGTGCTCGACGCGGCGGCCGTCGACGGGGACGCGCGCGAGCCCGGGGAGCGGGTGCGCGTGTCCCTGCGGGTGACCGTGCGGCAGGCGATGCTGCTCGCCGACGCCGAGCAGTACGCCCGGGAAGTGCGCGTGCTGTCGCGGGCTGCCGGGGACCGCGGTCGCGCGGGATGA
- a CDS encoding sensor histidine kinase — protein MTVSLLGWLLASASALTLVVCRVRAHRRDVALARASHEVRGPLQAVMLGLAGLDRIPPDGVGERARVIGGELDRVVAALADLDAARARRAAAPGRHVRPVGAGVDLAALVRRQVAAWQPVAGARGRTLRWEGAQASCPVPGEEVRLAQATGNLLANALEHGRGEVVVQLVREAGAVRIIVRDEGPGPGVPVERLLARARRGTGAHGHGLAVAHAVALAHGGRLSAPPGDGVALVLPAAVADGRLVA, from the coding sequence GTGACCGTCTCGCTGCTCGGCTGGCTGCTCGCCTCGGCGTCGGCGCTGACGCTCGTGGTCTGCCGTGTCCGCGCCCACCGGCGCGACGTCGCGCTGGCCCGCGCCTCGCATGAGGTCCGCGGGCCGCTGCAGGCGGTGATGCTCGGCCTCGCCGGGCTCGACCGGATCCCGCCGGACGGCGTCGGGGAGCGGGCGCGCGTGATCGGCGGCGAGCTCGACCGCGTCGTCGCGGCGCTCGCCGACCTCGACGCCGCACGGGCCCGCCGCGCGGCCGCGCCGGGCCGACACGTCCGGCCCGTCGGCGCCGGGGTCGACCTCGCCGCGCTCGTGCGCCGGCAGGTCGCCGCGTGGCAGCCCGTGGCGGGTGCGCGCGGCCGGACGCTGCGCTGGGAGGGAGCGCAGGCGTCGTGCCCGGTGCCCGGGGAGGAGGTGCGCCTGGCGCAGGCGACCGGCAACCTGCTCGCCAACGCGCTGGAGCACGGGCGCGGCGAGGTCGTCGTGCAGCTGGTCCGCGAGGCCGGCGCCGTGCGGATCATCGTCCGCGACGAGGGGCCCGGGCCGGGCGTGCCCGTCGAGCGGCTGCTGGCCCGTGCGCGCCGCGGCACCGGCGCGCACGGGCACGGCCTCGCGGTCGCGCACGCCGTCGCGCTCGCCCACGGTGGCCGGCTGAGCGCGCCGCCCGGGGACGGGGTGGCGCTCGTGCTGCCCGCGGCCGTCGCGGACGGGCGGCTGGTCGCGTGA